A single window of Leeuwenhoekiella sp. MAR_2009_132 DNA harbors:
- a CDS encoding GlmU family protein: MNYILFDGPVRNQLLPLTFTRPVADLRIGILTIREKWEKHLGSTTSTVTEEYLADKYPMVEFENNIMINAAYIPTSALLDSVFDLRPMQALFDGEDVVAFYTQDTQEEIDFDAYEQLELDQKALFKIEHTWDLFSKNHKAIQLDYELLTEERESLKIPKNVQVTNPGNIFIEEGAKVNFCSLNASEGPIFIGKDAEIMEGALIRGPFALCEGAIVKMGAKIYTGTTIGPYCKVGGEINNSVLMAYSNKGHDGFLGNSVLGEWCNIGADSNNSNLKNNYEEVRVWDYETEGFAKTGLQFCGLIMGDHSKCGINTMFNTGTVIGVSVNIFGPGFPRNFVPSFSWGGASGFTTYKTEKAFQTAKLVTERRNIPFDEQEAAILEHVFEQTAKYRRY, from the coding sequence CCATTAGAGAAAAATGGGAGAAGCATTTAGGAAGCACCACTTCAACAGTAACGGAAGAATATCTTGCAGATAAATACCCAATGGTAGAATTTGAAAATAATATTATGATCAATGCTGCCTATATTCCTACTTCAGCTTTATTAGATTCTGTTTTTGATTTAAGGCCTATGCAAGCGTTATTTGACGGGGAAGATGTGGTGGCTTTTTATACGCAGGATACACAGGAGGAAATAGATTTTGATGCATACGAGCAACTAGAATTAGATCAAAAAGCTCTTTTTAAGATTGAACACACATGGGATTTGTTTAGTAAAAACCATAAAGCTATTCAGCTAGATTACGAGTTGCTTACAGAAGAACGTGAATCCTTGAAAATTCCGAAGAATGTACAGGTAACTAATCCTGGTAATATATTTATTGAAGAAGGAGCTAAAGTTAATTTCTGTTCTTTAAATGCTTCCGAAGGTCCTATTTTTATTGGTAAAGATGCTGAGATAATGGAAGGCGCCTTAATACGTGGGCCTTTTGCATTATGTGAAGGTGCGATTGTGAAAATGGGAGCAAAGATTTATACAGGCACTACTATAGGACCATATTGTAAAGTAGGAGGTGAGATTAATAATTCGGTTTTAATGGCCTATTCTAATAAAGGGCACGATGGTTTTTTGGGTAACTCAGTATTAGGTGAGTGGTGTAATATAGGAGCAGATTCTAATAATAGTAATCTTAAAAATAATTATGAAGAAGTGCGTGTTTGGGATTATGAGACCGAAGGTTTTGCCAAAACCGGACTTCAATTTTGTGGTCTAATAATGGGCGATCACAGTAAATGTGGAATCAACACAATGTTTAATACCGGCACGGTAATAGGGGTAAGTGTTAATATATTTGGTCCTGGTTTTCCTCGTAATTTTGTACCCTCGTTCTCCTGGGGTGGTGCGAGTGGTTTTACAACGTATAAAACAGAAAAAGCATTTCAGACCGCAAAATTAGTTACAGAACGCCGAAACATACCTTTTGATGAGCAGGAAGCGGCAATTCTGGAACATGTATTTGAGCAAACAGCTAAATATAGGAGGTATTAG
- a CDS encoding DHA2 family efflux MFS transporter permease subunit has product MAAVAIEEEDSLVEYGFRRVIITITAILCALLEIVDTTIVNVALNDMRGSLGATLTDVAWVITAYAIANVIIIPMTSWLSKQFGRKNYFAVSIVIFTFSSFLCGNATNIWELVTFRFIQGLGGGALLVTAQTIITESYPMAKRGMAQAIYGMGVIVGPTLGPPLGGYLVDNFSWPYIFYINIPIGIIATILTIIYVRSPKYGTKLKASQVDWWGIIFLASFIGSLQFVLEHGQQDDWFENNLIITLSIVSAFGLLAFIWRELVYDNPIVNLRVLKNTNLWTGTIMTFILGFGLYGSTFIIPIYTQSVLGWTATDAGLLLIPSSITTGIMMPIIGKLLERGVSPKYLVALGFIGFFFFSFWMHNIITPDTASEVMFWPLVLRGVGLGLLFVPITTLALSTLKGAEIGEGAAFTGMMRQLGGSFGIAIITTMIYRFNQQHRVDLLPNISAVNTQTQSQVYGLQKMFMSKGFSFNEALDRAYQVLEGKITLQGTVLTYMDIFLSLGILFLICVPFVLMLKKGAGKVDASAMH; this is encoded by the coding sequence ATGGCAGCAGTAGCAATTGAAGAAGAAGACAGCTTAGTAGAATATGGCTTTAGAAGGGTGATTATTACAATTACCGCAATATTATGCGCCCTTTTAGAAATCGTAGATACGACAATCGTAAACGTTGCTCTTAACGACATGCGTGGTAGTTTAGGAGCTACCCTAACAGATGTTGCCTGGGTAATTACTGCGTATGCTATTGCAAACGTAATTATCATACCTATGACCAGCTGGCTGAGTAAGCAATTTGGTCGTAAAAATTACTTTGCGGTTTCAATTGTAATATTTACGTTTTCCTCTTTTCTCTGCGGAAACGCAACAAATATTTGGGAACTAGTAACATTTAGATTTATACAAGGTTTAGGTGGTGGTGCTTTATTGGTTACCGCACAAACCATTATTACTGAAAGTTACCCAATGGCAAAAAGAGGGATGGCTCAAGCAATTTATGGTATGGGCGTTATCGTAGGTCCTACATTGGGGCCTCCATTAGGTGGTTATCTGGTTGATAATTTTTCATGGCCCTATATTTTCTACATTAACATACCTATAGGAATTATCGCTACCATTTTAACTATTATATATGTGAGAAGCCCTAAGTATGGAACAAAATTAAAAGCAAGCCAGGTTGACTGGTGGGGTATTATCTTTCTTGCATCTTTTATAGGTTCTTTACAATTTGTTTTAGAACATGGGCAACAAGATGACTGGTTTGAAAACAACCTTATTATTACGCTAAGTATTGTTTCCGCATTTGGATTATTAGCCTTTATCTGGCGAGAATTGGTTTACGATAATCCTATTGTTAACCTACGGGTTCTAAAAAACACTAATTTATGGACGGGTACCATAATGACCTTTATTTTAGGTTTTGGTCTTTATGGCTCAACATTTATAATACCCATATACACACAGTCTGTTTTAGGGTGGACGGCCACAGATGCCGGTTTGTTACTCATTCCAAGTTCAATAACTACAGGAATCATGATGCCTATTATAGGTAAGTTGCTAGAGCGTGGAGTTTCTCCAAAATATCTGGTTGCTCTTGGTTTTATTGGTTTCTTTTTCTTTAGCTTCTGGATGCACAATATTATCACACCAGATACTGCTTCTGAAGTAATGTTTTGGCCTTTAGTATTAAGAGGCGTTGGTTTAGGACTTTTGTTTGTACCCATAACAACCTTGGCATTGTCAACTTTAAAAGGTGCAGAGATAGGTGAAGGTGCAGCTTTTACAGGAATGATGCGCCAGTTAGGAGGCTCCTTCGGAATCGCAATCATAACCACAATGATCTACCGCTTTAATCAACAACACCGTGTAGATTTATTACCGAATATTAGCGCCGTAAATACACAAACTCAAAGTCAGGTGTATGGATTGCAGAAAATGTTTATGAGTAAAGGATTTAGCTTTAATGAGGCTTTAGACCGCGCATATCAGGTACTTGAAGGCAAAATAACATTGCAAGGTACTGTTCTTACCTATATGGATATTTTCTTGAGTCTGGGAATCCTATTTTTAATATGTGTCCCATTTGTACTTATGCTTAAAAAAGGTGCTGGTAAGGTAGATGCTTCAGCGATGCACTAA